From the Argentina anserina chromosome 3, drPotAnse1.1, whole genome shotgun sequence genome, the window TGATGATGCTTGGAATTGGAGTGGGATTGGAGCTTGCTTTTGTAAGAAGATTCTTCTAACACTGGTTTAAATAGCTTGGCCAGTAATCATACCAGGACAGGCAGTCTCTGATCTCCATGTGATTTTATACTTGCCATTAGTTTGCATTAGTTAACGGCCCATGCCCCCCCCCCGTGAATGAAGCAAAGGAAAGGTTGTTGTCATTGTGTTAATATATGAAACAAGGCAGATAATACAGCTACTGCTCTGCCACCATTTCTTATGCATTGCAGGCTCTCATAGCTTTTGAATTTCAAGACGTGAAAGCACTATTAGTTTAGCTTTGTTTTGTTCCAAATTATTCTTGTAGCTACCACAGATCCAAGAAGTGAACGACTCGTGACCAAAGACTAGTTCAAATCGACTGTACTTGATGAATCTGAGGTCGCTGGAAGAGTAAATAAGGATGGTGACCCAAAATGATTCCCAAGCCAAATATTaagtgaaaatgaaaaatattcaATGCTTCATGACCCACAAAAATGCTCTAATTGCTTTGCAAAACAGAGGAAGCAGGGAAGGGAAAGGATGGCACTTTTTTCCATGAGGTATGGGGCATAgtccatatatgtatttatgatTTATCTTTATATTCTATGCCATATATGGCAATGCCAATAATCATAAACAGctcatcaaaatcaaacccaagggttgtaacaaaaaaacaaattcaaacccaagagttgtaacaaaaaaaaaacaaaaaatcaaaccCAAGAGTTGTTCACCTTCACTTATATAGAAAAAGCTCTCCAGTCAGATCAGAACAAGAGAAACCCTTCCCACTATAATAGGCTCAAAGCCTTTGTCTTGTTCCTCCACTCTGACCATAAATATCTTTCCTTTCTGTTTCAATTTCTTATgggttttcttctttcttatgGGTTTTCTTCTTTGAGGTTTGATTCTTGAGTTCAAGACAATCTAGAATCCTTGAATAGTGGGTTTATTTGGGTGTGGAAGCTCAAGTAAAGTTGGATTCTGATCAACTCACTTGTTCTGGTTTCTAGGATTTCAtacaagaagagaaagaaaacaaattggggGTTTTCAGGGTTTTTGTATATGGTGTCCATCTTTCTATAGGGTGGAGTAGATTAGATTAGGGTGATACTTGGGGGTTTTAGTCAATGGGGTTATCTGGGTTCTTCTTGATTAGTGTGCTCCACTCTGTTATATGTCTTGTAAGTGGAGCTTTCATGATGTTCTACTCCAATGAGTTCTCTGTGTTCAACCATGGCCCTGAGACAGCAAGTAAGCTTCAAGGTTCAACACCTCATGATCAACTCTTGATCCAAACCTCGAGTTCCTTCTCAGGTTGGCTTCTGTTTGCCATTGGGTTCCTTCTGTTCATGGTGGCCTTTGTCAAGGACACTAAATTCCAGAGCTTCTTTGCTAAAGGGTGTGTGTTGCTTCACATTTCCATGGCTATTTGGAGAATCTactttgtgagggaagttgaAGACCTTGCCAGAGATTGGCCTAAGCAGGTCCTTGGAGACATCACTTTGGCGCTCTCCTGGGTTTTTCTTCTCATGTATTCATGGAGGGAGAAGTATGATTAGTAGTGAATTGCTGTAAATTTGCTAGGGAAAATACTTAAGGAGTGAACACATTTTTTACATAGAATTTGTGGTTTGCTTTTTTCAGCTTCCTGATCATATTTTGCTGAATGAATTGGTACATGGTATCAACTTCAGGTTCCAAAGTAGAAGTTCCTGCAAATCAAGGATTTGACACATGCAAAACAATGATCAGTTCATTCCTTTGTTAGTATAGTTACTTTTAACACTTGTTTTCATCCCTTGTTGGCTTGATACCTTCTTGTAATGACCTTTGTTGTAGATTTCTATACATTTTATGATGAAAAATGGTCCAAATTGTGTTTAGTTTGTAGCTAATTTCATTTGAGTTTAGGGGCCATATGGGACATAGATGatgttttttctttgtcaTGATAGACTTGGGTTTTGCATTATGACTACTATAAGAGAGACAGGAGAGCAGTTTTGTTTGATTCTTATCCTTCCTTTATTTGGTGCTAACTAGCTTTATTAGAAGAGTCATCTTCACATATATTCGCTTAATGTCAAGAGCAAAAGGAAAGTCATCACATTATCTATGTAACTCAGCTACATCTTTGGAACTGCAGACCgacttcttcttgtttttatttttattttttattttctggttCTCCTTTCTCACTTTCATAGGACACTGATTCCACCCATAGTAAACAAATGACAGTTTATCACTTTTAACTACTGTTACTTACACAGCGGGAGTTAGAAGGGGAATTAATTCGTACAAGAAAGAAACATACAACTATTAATTATTCAGGTTGTTTAGTAGATGAGGTGCAAACTTCTCTTAGTTCAGTTATTTGTACATATTGCCCAAGGAAATGAAATCACGCAGCGCACTTATTAGCTAGGAAAACGCTTTTGTTTCATGCATTTCAAGTTTGGGTTGAGGAGGAACCATTTTGGCTTTCCGATGTATTATCTCATGATGCACATATTTAATCAATAATATGTACTAttcttttctaaaaaaaactattaatTATTAACTAAATTGAATTTATGAACGGTTACATTTTATAATAGAACTTAAAAAGTTAATTATCGTGTTATTTTGaatcaatgaaaataaaaattaatttcaaaaaAGAAGTTTTAATAATTAAAGAAGAAAATTTCATGAAATCAAAATGACATGAGGAATATTGGTTTAAAATTGAATGTTGGTTTAATTGTCTAAGactttatatattatattgtgGGATAGTTTGTAATTTGGTTGATATATTTCTCTTGCTTATTAAtagatttatataattatatatttcacTAAAGACTTTAATGTATTACGGAGATTACAAGATTACGTATTCATTTTGGAACCGAATAGAACCGAGAACCGATCCGATTCATTTCGGATCCGGATCCGCTCGGGtcatattttgaaaaatacaAACCCGAACCGAATAATTAACATGAGTTGAATCTCGGATCCatctaaaaataattaattaaaatctgAACACACTCAACAGTTGGAACCAAGATTGTTATTGTAGAGTTATCATAGTTATTAATATTTGAACGAAAATTTGGTGTATTTGATAGCGGCAGAGAAAATTCATGTTGCTTATACAATGCAGTGTAACCAGTTTTATATATAGACAGATGTTAACGACAGTCTCTTGTCTTTCATAAATGGAGAGTAACAGTAACAGATTCAACTTCAGTCTCTAGTTTGTTATCAAGTGTCAATCATGTATCATTTAGACATTCAGAAAGCTTTTGGTGCCGAAGGATAAGTCGATATCCACAGTTGGTTCATTTGTTAGATTGATCGAGTTGGTTCAAAGTtctattaattataaaaaaaggtCGGCAATGGGCCGGACCGGATTGGGCCCGACCCACTATCACCAGTTTCGGGCCGGGCTTACTAATAAAATTGAGGCCCACATGCTACCCATGGGCACGAGTTTTACAGACTTTTCTGGGCCAGGCTTTTTGAATGGGCCAGGCCCATTGTATTTGTgtaatgtatatttttttataaaaaagaaaaataaaaaaaggatatgataattatttatctaaatatagtacaaaaaataagaaatataactaaataatttaactaattgacatatgcaacaaataaatacatataaaattattaattttataaatgaaTGAGTTTTGGGCGGTCTTTTGATCGGGCTTTTTAGACCAGATTAGATTTTGGCCTTATGGACTCCAACGAGCCGGGCATTGGGATGGATCGGGGCTCGGAATCTATCCGGCCTATACCCATAAAACCGGACTTTAACTGTACTTTGACCGGGCCGAGCTACACACAGGCTTTTAGGCCCGCATGCCAAATAATGACCCTATATAAGATGTTGCATAAGTGAATGACTTCATAACTACCGAGTCCAATCGCATCCTA encodes:
- the LOC126789168 gene encoding uncharacterized protein LOC126789168, coding for MGLSGFFLISVLHSVICLVSGAFMMFYSNEFSVFNHGPETASKLQGSTPHDQLLIQTSSSFSGWLLFAIGFLLFMVAFVKDTKFQSFFAKGCVLLHISMAIWRIYFVREVEDLARDWPKQVLGDITLALSWVFLLMYSWREKYD